AAAGAACAATTTGCACTCAATGACACACAAAGTAGGAAAAGTTAGCAATTTGAAGCTTAATTTCAAGAAACTTAGGCGGAATTAAGACACATCTAAGGGCTAACCAGAAACACTCACAGCTAGAGTTTAGCCCCAATATATATAAGTAGAACGAGCTCTAAGACTTCATTAGCTAGCTTTTACCGGAACGGGAATCCAGTTTGGCTCTAAGGATGAACGCCCAAAATGTATTCTGCAGATGTCTAAGAAAATTGAAGAAATATGTGTTAACTGTCACACGAAACTGCTACCTACAAATTTTTAAGGTGAAAGCTTAAACATTTTGACCAGTAAAAAAGTTGAATGACAAATGTTACACTTAATTTTGGTCTTTTCATAGACAAAGCATTGCTATCCGGTTTTCACATAAAAACTGTGAAGCACCTTTATTACACTAACATAAACATCGGAAAAAACAGGATTTTTAATTTTATTTACTAAATTTACCGTCCATCCAAAGCATGTGATCCAGCCCCATTTCACCTACGATTCTCTCTGACTCAACCCGGACAGCGTCGTCGCCCTGGCGTGTGCGCCGTTTTCTCCGGCGCAGATCAATGTACCCGCCCTAGTCGACGCGAGCTACGTGTCGCCTAAGCATCCTCGCACGCCACGCGTAGACGTAGCCGCACCCTCCGCTTGCCACGGCGCGTCCTGCAATGGCTAGGTGGCCTCGGGACTTGCAGCAGGTCACGTGATCAGATCGACTCCACCGTCCCATATCCATCTCGTATAAATCCATGGCCGACCACGCCGTGTTGGATAGGGACACACACACTCTCACTCGTTGTCATCAGATCGAGCATCCAATCCAGAAAGACCAGAGCAATCCGCACGTGAGCGATGGAGGCGGCGAAGGAGAGGCGGGAGCAGCAGGAGCGGAAGGCCGCCGGCGCAGGCGAGGGAGCCGACTCGGTGCAGCTGCCGACGGAGACGAGCCCGTACGTGCAGTACAAAAAGGACGACGGCCTGGAGGACTACAAGATGCGGGCCTACGGCGCGCAGGGCCACCTCCCCGTCTCCGACGTCCCCCATAGCTCCGGCACCGACGCGCCCACCATCCCCGGCACCGCGCTCCCGACCGAGCACCTGAATCTGCACGGGCGCCAGCAGCCGCAGCGGGGTGCCCAGGGAGGAGGCGCTGGCGTTCGCCGCACCGACGACGACGAGGCTGGCACCGACACCATCAACCGCCACGGCGTGCCGTAGTTCATGGGTCATGGCTAGGCTGTCTTGCTAGCTCCAGGAGGTTATCCACGTAGTGCTCAGTGCGCGTGGGGGAATGAATAAAGTTGGTAATGTAAAATCGCTGGCAAAGCATGTCTACAGCATAATGTATAATAGTTTTTGTCCAAAAAAAACATCTTCCAAGAGCTTTGAGGTTATCCACGTAGTGCTCAGTGCGCGTGGGGGAAAATGAATAAAGTTGGTAATGTAAAATCGCTGGCAAAGCATGTCTACAGCATAATGTACTAATAGTTTTTGTCCAAAAAAAACATCTTCCAAGAGCTTTGAGCTTCCAACTTGCACTGGTTGTATGTCCTCGTTCGGGTCGCGTGCTCCTAATGGGCAATTGATTTGATCTACACTCATCGGCGCCTCTGATGTGCAGAGGCGAGACTAACGAAAGCTCTTCCAGAGTATTTTTTATACTCCCACCTAAAACTTGCGCAGATCTAAAACATCATTTATTTGTGCAGACCAATTAAGTCGGCACGCCACCTCGGAGATGTCAATACGCGTTGATCGTGCGAGGATAGATTCCATCGACCGTATTCGTCACGAATCTTGTCTCCTCTTCTCGTCTCATGCATGCAAGGATTCATTTAAGCGGAGGCAATTCCGGTTAAAGTTCCACGCACCTTGGCTGCAGATAAAACGAACACCAAAATCCAGCGAGGAAATATAAACTACTAACTAGCCTGTCACAAACCAGAGAATCTACCTCGCAACTTCCAGGATCATCGATCCTTGAGAAGCAGCAGCAAATagtcatatatatatatgggtaCGATGAGCATCTCAGTACAAGAAAAGTGCAATGGAGAAAGCACGCGCAGCCATCCTCTTCCTGCTACTCCTCGTCGATTTCGCCGTAGCAGCACAAAACGCCACCGCCGGCGAAGCAGATGGATTCCACGTCGGGGTGATCCTCGACCTGGGATCGCCGGTGGGCAAAGTGGCGCGGACCAGCGTTCTGCTGGCCGTCCAAGATTTCTACGCCGTCCACCGGAACTACAGCACGAAGCTTGTTCTCCATATTACGGACTCCATGGGCAGCGATGTCCAGGCTGCATCAGCAGGTACGAGCGAATGTCACGATTCAGTCCGTCTATACCATATCTAGATGTGAGGATTCAGAAAGGATTTGTCTGTCATATCTAGATGTGAAATATAATACCTCATATCTAAATATGATGACAGTCACCGTATATTTTCATTGTTTGTCATGTTTGTTTGGTTTtctattcaaaaaaatgtttgtttgGTTTTCATTTGTCAAAGCCCCAACTAAAAACCAGCTTGCCCCGCGTCCATCTGGGTGACCGGCCTATATGCAAATCTGGTCGCTACCTCTCCTAAAAAAATCTGGTCGctagctttttttttcttttgagctaTCTGGTCGCTAGCTACCAGTTAAAAAAAAAACTGATCTCTacctttttctaaaaaaaactgatCACTAGTGCTAACATCGATTTGTTAGCTTTTGCATCTAATAGTTATACATTCACAAGTTCGTCTCTTGTCACTGGCTTAGGCTACCAACGAAATTATTTACTTTTTCCATTTGGTTTTTGGGTTTTTCACTCTTATATTTTATAATTAATTTTCAATAAGGAACAAAGTTTGATCAAAACATATTTCAAAGAATATGTTCACGAATTTGCATATACTTTTTTCAAATTATAAATGTTAATGAATACCAAAAATGTTCCAATATATAGTGAACAATCCTTTATTATATGATGATTATTTTCTGATTACACACTAATTTTTTTGCAATATACATTGAGCAATTTTTTAATATACAGTGAACCTTTTTAATATACGATGAACTACAAGCAAActtttttatatacattgaactaAAAGCGAACGggaaaaaaggaaagagaaaaccAAATATATAAATAAGAAGAGAACAAAAAATGAAAACATTTCTTTTTTATAAAATTGAGAAACACGAACAATTCTAGAAAAATGAACAAAATTGTGAATTTTGGAACATTTATTGAAACTTATGAAtttatgaaaaaacaaaaaaatgtgagATCAACTattcaaaaatagaaaaaataaaaggaGAGGAAACCCAATGAAGAAGACTGATAACATAAAAAACatgaagaaaacaaaacaaaaacatatCCTAGCTACTTGGGCAGGCTCATCTGCGGTTTGTTCGCTGTTGAGGATGGACTTGCAAGTGGGACAAAAATAGGTCAGATCCCTAGTGGCAAGTCGAGGATGGACTCGCGGTTGGGACTCAAAAAGGGTcaggccccagttgcgagtcgagtttGGACTTGCAACTGCGACAAAAAAAAGTTGGACCCTAATTGCGAGTCGAggttggacttgcaactgggacaagaaAAGGTCGAGCCCCAGTTGCGAGTCGGCGGTGGACTTGTAACTGGGACAAAAAATGGTTTGTGAATCGAGGATGACTTGCAACTCGGCCAAAAAAGGTTGGGCCCtaattgcgagtcgagggtggacttacaACTCAGACAAAAAGGTTGGGCCCCAGTTGCGAGTTGAGGATGAACTTGTAACTCGGATAAAAAAGGttgggccccagttgcgagtcgaagATGGACTTGCAACTTGGAACCAAAAAAATCTAGCCCCATttgtgagtcgagggtggacttgcaacttgcACAAAAAAGATTGGGCCCTAGTTACGAATGGAGGATGGACTTCCATCTGGGACAAAAAAGGTTAAACCCTAATTATGAGTCGAGGGTGGACATGCAGTTAGGACAAAAATGGTGTGGCCCTGTTCTAGTCAAGAGTGGAATTGCAACCGGAAAAAAGGATCGAGCCTCAGTTGCGACTCAATGGtgaacttgcaactagggcaaaaaAGGTCAGACCCCAATTACGAGTTGGGTGGGCTTGAAATTGGGACACAAAAAGGTTAGCTCCTAGTTACGAGTCGAGGGGGGATTACAACTGAGACAAAAAAGGTCGggtccagttgcgagtcaagggtggacttgcaactagaaaAAAAAAAGACCAGGCCCAGTTGCGAGTCCATAGTGATCTCGCAAC
This window of the Triticum aestivum cultivar Chinese Spring chromosome 5D, IWGSC CS RefSeq v2.1, whole genome shotgun sequence genome carries:
- the LOC123124990 gene encoding uncharacterized protein; the encoded protein is MEAAKERREQQERKAAGAGEGADSVQLPTETSPYVQYKKDDGLEDYKMRAYGAQGHLPVSDVPHSSGTDAPTIPGTALPTEHLNLHGRQQPQRGAQGGGAGVRRTDDDEAGTDTINRHGVP